The Raphanus sativus cultivar WK10039 chromosome 6, ASM80110v3, whole genome shotgun sequence sequence TAATAGGAAGCTAATATAACAATTGGGTCCAGACATATAAACTCAAAAGACCAGCTACCACGCGAACGAACAGGCAAGCTAATACCAAATTCCAGTTCTACCCTCAACGGCTGATAAAATTAACACAAGAGCTTGCGGCTGCAGATTAAGGGAGGAAGGTTTGGTAATAAGGACCTTCTGATAAAGTTGTGGTAGGTTTCACTTCTCCAACCGTATAACCTATTTCCTTGCATAAAGAGTCCCTCAAGAGTGAGTGAAATGAAGAGTCTCTGTTTCAATTTAACTTCTTCTATGTCGTTTTGAGGATTCGTCGTTGATAGTCTGGTGGTTCGTGTAGTTTCGTTCCATTTTGGTTTAGATAGTCTCTAAGATTAAAGGATGTTTTCTAGGTTGTTAGTGTTATtaataatcatcatcatcataaaacactggtttatatttttctttgtgttcAGATATGTCAGCGACTGCTCTCTCAAGATTAAACCCTATTTCTCAATTTGGGTTTCAAGCAGCTGCAAAAAGCAGCAACaagagcttcttcttctccctttcCGCTGCTCAAAGGAGATTGTTTTCTGATTCCGGAAGGAGACTACGAGGAGGAGCCATGGCTACTTCTGGTTCTTTGCCAGTGTTTCGGGACGCCGCCTGCTTGGACGATTTGTTCACATCTTGTGCTAATAACGGTTTAGACTTCGCTAAGAAGCCTTCAACTCCCGGTGGTGGCGTTGCCCTCTTCACTGCTGCTAGCATGAGACTCGGGAGGAAGAGGAGAGAGCAGTTCAAGAACAGATTGGTCTGTCGCTATTCCAGCATTGATCCCCTCGACAAGACTCCTTCCCTCTTTGGGGGTTTGTCCAAGACCATTCATACCTCTACTGTCTGTTTCTCGGCTCATGAGCTCTCTACTTCTCAAGACTCTGAGCTTTCACCAACTACTACCACATCTCTTAAGTAAGTTTtctatattcttttcttttttttgttactaaCTATGGAGTTAACTGATGTATTTTTGAGCAGGTGTTTGAAGCTGGTGTCTGGTTCCTATTATCTCCCACATCCTGAGAAAGAAGCTACAGGCGGAGAAGACGCTCACTTTATCTGCGAGGAGGAACAAGCTATCGGTGTTGCTGATGGTGTTGGCGGTTGGGCTGAAGTCGGTGTCAACGCTGGCTTGTTCTCTCGCGAACTCATGTCTTACTCTGTATCAGCCATTCGAGAACTGGCTAAGGGTTCTTTTATTGACCCGTTGTTGGTTTTAGAGAAAGCGCATTCTCAAACCAAAGCTCAAGGCTCCTCCACTGCTTGTATCATCGCTTTGACAGACAaggtatgtttttttcttactttgctttcttgtttgtttgtaaGTGAGTgaacaacaaaaaacaaaaagcttTTAGGTActttgtgttttaaaaatgtGTTCTTCTTGTTTCAGGGACTACACGCTATTAATCTCGGAGACAGTGGATTCACGGTGGTTAGAGAAGGGACCACGGTGTTTCAGTCACCTGTTCAGCAGCACGGGTTCAACTTTACTTATCAATTAGGGACTGGAGACAGTGGTGGCGATATGCCTCGCTCCGGTCAGGTCTGTTCTTCTGAACTCTTATTAAAGCCAAACATTATTTAACCAAACCACTCTTAACTAGTCGAGTATTTTGAATTTAGGTTTTCGTGATAGATGTGGAGGCTGGAGACGTGATTGTGGCGGGAACGGACGGTGTGTATGACAATCTATACAACGAAGACATCACAGGAGTGGTGGTTAGCTCGGTCAGAGCTGGACTTGACCCGAAAGCCACGGCTCAGAAGATTGGGGATTTGGCACGTGCGAGAGCGTTGGACAAGAAACGTCAGAGTCCTTTCGCGGACGCGGCTCAGGAGGCTGGATACAGGTTTTACGGAGGAAAGCTTGATGACATCACCGCCGTCGTCTCTTACGTTACACCAGCTTAAAGACCAATCCCGCCCTAAGATCAGTGGTCcttttgtttcaatttttttgtaacGGTAATAACTTTTTTTAAGGAATCctaataaatttttatctatCAATTGATCAGCTTTTATCACACATGAATTGGTATACTTTGTATCGAATGTCTGCAAAATTGTAATGGTCAGCTGCTATATGAAAAGGAACACTCTCTCTTCTTCTACTTGGGAATACAATCTCTGAAGATCTTGAGAAACGGAGCCATCACATTCAtcactttatttttcttcttcttcttagtaGTAGTCTTCATCTTCAGCTTGGGGAAGTCATAGACAACACGTTCTTGAACCAAACTGATTGTCTGATCCTCGGCATCATCATCGGAGCATAAGCTTCTAAGCAGTTTTTCTAGTGAAACCGTAATCTCTTTGAACTCGGGACGAGCTTTAGGATCCGCTGCCCAGCATGCTTCAAGGAGACTACCAACTTCTGCAGGAAGATTATCCAGACTTGGTCTCTGGTTCTGTGGAAAGCAGAAAAAAAGATGATCAATCTCCAATGTTACAAGTGATGATCATGAGCTTTAGAAAAACGTTGCTGCTTGCTTACTTTACTGGCAGCATAAGCAACAAAGATGTTGTTCTTTCCTttgaatgggattttgttggtGAGCAACTCCCAGAAGACGATGGCGAAGCTGTACACATCCACCTTGTGATCATACAGTTTCTTTTCCCCAACTTGAAGTGCCTCGTGGCTGAATAtctgagagagaaaaaaaaagaatcaaacatCTTTGTGATTGAAACAAagcatattataatattttgattacaATCATCACCTCAGGAGCCATCCATCTATAGGTACCAGCTTCACAAGTCATGAAACCTTTAGTTTCCTCTCTAGCAAGTCCAAAATCAGCCAACTTCACATGTTTCTGATCCCTTGTTAACAGCATATTACCTGCAACAGAACCAACCCTTTCCTAAATTCAGTGATATTTGCAAATTCAACTAAAAGAGGATTATTTATTACTAGGTTTCAAATCACGGTGAATGATGCCATTTGCATTCAAGAACTCCATCCCACGAGCAATATCCAACGCAAAGCTAATGGAGAGCTTGAGATCAAGGGGGTTTGGACGAACACTCAACATAAACTTGTGAAGAGTATTGCCTTCCATGAGTTCAGTAACAATCATCAGCTT is a genomic window containing:
- the LOC108805826 gene encoding probable protein phosphatase 2C 80 — protein: MSATALSRLNPISQFGFQAAAKSSNKSFFFSLSAAQRRLFSDSGRRLRGGAMATSGSLPVFRDAACLDDLFTSCANNGLDFAKKPSTPGGGVALFTAASMRLGRKRREQFKNRLVCRYSSIDPLDKTPSLFGGLSKTIHTSTVCFSAHELSTSQDSELSPTTTTSLKCLKLVSGSYYLPHPEKEATGGEDAHFICEEEQAIGVADGVGGWAEVGVNAGLFSRELMSYSVSAIRELAKGSFIDPLLVLEKAHSQTKAQGSSTACIIALTDKGLHAINLGDSGFTVVREGTTVFQSPVQQHGFNFTYQLGTGDSGGDMPRSGQVFVIDVEAGDVIVAGTDGVYDNLYNEDITGVVVSSVRAGLDPKATAQKIGDLARARALDKKRQSPFADAAQEAGYRFYGGKLDDITAVVSYVTPA
- the LOC108805827 gene encoding serine/threonine-protein kinase STY17 — its product is MPRGYQRAPSIEEAATEIPAEKKLHPNFPFLISSNGLDDGYSDLDHDDQFEFSIDTDVLVDAKEVSIEELIGEGSSSKVYKGLFRKVQPVSVRIFLPEGASAVSIEQKRKFQREVLLLSKIQHENIVQFVGACIHPKLMIVTELMEGNTLHKFMLSVRPNPLDLKLSISFALDIARGMEFLNANGIIHRDLKPSNMLLTRDQKHVKLADFGLAREETKGFMTCEAGTYRWMAPEIFSHEALQVGEKKLYDHKVDVYSFAIVFWELLTNKIPFKGKNNIFVAYAASKNQRPSLDNLPAEVGSLLEACWAADPKARPEFKEITVSLEKLLRSLCSDDDAEDQTISLVQERVVYDFPKLKMKTTTKKKKKNKVMNVMAPFLKIFRDCIPK